A region of Salinibacter sp. 10B DNA encodes the following proteins:
- a CDS encoding calcium/sodium antiporter gives MLIALLSIVGGLLLLTAGAEGMVRGTSSLARRLGISPLIIGLTIVAYGTSAPELVVSVQAAMSGAPDIALGNVVGSNISNIGLILGGTALLAPIRAQAQILRLDVPIMIGVSALLGGLLWDQVIGRLNGLVLLSGAVGYTLICIWGSWDESQPVVLNEFEAGVPNHSSLGRALLFSAGGLALLVLGARLLVDGAVTGAEALGLSTTLIGLTVVAVGTSLPELATSLMAALRGQSDLALGNVVGSNIFNVLGILGITASIQPMSATGLSWTDAGVMLAFALATLPLLWTDYTFSRWEGGLLIGGYVAYLTTRVLLVA, from the coding sequence ATGCTGATTGCCCTGCTCTCGATCGTCGGCGGCCTTCTTCTTCTCACGGCCGGCGCTGAGGGGATGGTGCGCGGAACGTCCTCTCTGGCCCGTCGGCTCGGCATCTCGCCCCTCATCATCGGCCTGACGATCGTCGCGTACGGGACGAGTGCCCCGGAGCTGGTCGTCAGCGTGCAGGCGGCAATGAGCGGGGCTCCAGATATTGCCCTGGGCAACGTCGTCGGCTCCAACATCAGCAATATCGGCCTTATTCTCGGCGGCACGGCTCTACTGGCCCCAATCCGGGCGCAGGCCCAGATTCTGCGGCTCGACGTGCCCATCATGATCGGCGTGAGCGCACTGCTGGGCGGCCTCCTTTGGGATCAAGTTATCGGGCGCCTGAATGGGCTCGTGCTCTTGAGTGGGGCCGTGGGCTACACCCTCATCTGTATCTGGGGAAGCTGGGACGAGTCGCAGCCCGTCGTCCTGAACGAGTTTGAGGCCGGGGTGCCGAATCACAGCTCTCTGGGACGGGCCCTGCTGTTTAGTGCCGGGGGACTTGCCCTCCTCGTGCTCGGGGCTCGCCTCCTGGTGGACGGCGCAGTTACGGGGGCTGAAGCCTTGGGCCTTTCCACCACCCTCATTGGACTCACCGTCGTGGCCGTCGGCACGAGCCTTCCTGAACTGGCAACCTCCCTCATGGCAGCCCTCCGCGGACAGAGCGATCTTGCCCTCGGGAATGTGGTGGGGTCCAATATTTTCAACGTACTGGGCATTCTCGGCATTACCGCAAGCATCCAGCCGATGAGTGCCACCGGCCTCTCCTGGACGGACGCCGGCGTGATGCTCGCGTTCGCCCTCGCGACGCTTCCCCTCCTGTGGACGGACTACACCTTTTCCCGCTGGGAAGGAGGATTGCTGATCGGGGGATACGTTGCTTACCTCACCACCCGCGTGCTTCTCGTCGCCTGA
- a CDS encoding fasciclin domain-containing protein yields the protein MLNLSSLSAPKGGHILALVLITVLLGACGQRDAPESTAPSPPDTTVADTMTVDRVLRTDDRFSTLTASLDSTGLDSILAGNGPYTLFAPPNAAFDALPNGTLPVLLSDRTDRLRTILAHHVVEQRVPLSSLSDTTTLVTLADDSLRIQPSDSTFTIENARVLDADITVANGLIHVIDAVLRPPEATE from the coding sequence ATGCTCAACTTGTCTTCTCTCTCCGCCCCAAAAGGGGGGCATATTCTTGCCCTCGTTCTGATCACTGTGCTCCTGGGAGCGTGTGGACAACGTGATGCGCCCGAATCCACAGCGCCCTCTCCTCCCGATACAACGGTCGCCGATACCATGACGGTGGACCGGGTTCTCCGAACCGACGACCGCTTTTCGACTCTTACAGCCAGCCTCGACTCGACGGGGCTCGATTCAATTCTCGCGGGCAACGGACCGTATACCCTCTTTGCCCCTCCTAATGCTGCGTTCGATGCCCTGCCCAACGGCACGCTTCCGGTGTTGCTTTCCGATCGCACTGACCGGCTACGCACCATTCTCGCCCACCACGTAGTGGAGCAGCGGGTCCCCTTATCCTCCCTCTCCGACACAACCACACTGGTCACGCTCGCCGACGACTCGCTGCGCATTCAGCCCTCCGACTCGACGTTTACGATCGAGAATGCTCGCGTACTCGACGCCGATATCACAGTGGCCAACGGCCTCATCCACGTGATCGATGCTGTCCTTCGCCCCCCGGAAGCAACGGAATAG
- a CDS encoding SDR family oxidoreductase, with protein MSSSSPVYVLLGATGGIGSEVARQLADDGAQLVLGARTASDVNALAEETGGDAVPLDATSFDEVQSIVDYALDTYGRFDGIANFVGSILLKPAHLTSLDEYREQIQLNLDTAFHTVKAAGRPLMKKGGSIVLMTSAVARTGLKNHEAIAAAKGGVTGLMRAAAATYANRGVRVNCVAPGLVESRMSEQILRSEAGRKQSEQMHPLGRVGQPEDVAPAVTWLLNPETDWVTGQVIGVDGGLGTVRTG; from the coding sequence ATGTCTTCCTCCTCTCCCGTCTACGTCCTGCTTGGCGCCACGGGCGGCATTGGCTCTGAGGTCGCCCGCCAGTTGGCCGACGACGGGGCCCAGCTCGTCCTCGGCGCCCGCACCGCCTCCGATGTGAACGCCCTCGCCGAGGAAACGGGCGGAGACGCCGTTCCGCTCGACGCTACCTCCTTCGACGAGGTGCAGTCCATCGTCGACTACGCCCTCGATACGTACGGTCGTTTCGACGGCATCGCAAATTTCGTAGGCTCCATTCTGCTGAAACCCGCCCACCTCACCAGTCTGGACGAATACCGCGAGCAGATTCAACTCAACCTGGACACGGCCTTCCACACAGTAAAGGCCGCCGGACGTCCGCTCATGAAGAAGGGGGGCTCCATTGTGCTCATGACGTCCGCCGTGGCCCGTACCGGTCTCAAAAACCACGAAGCCATTGCGGCCGCAAAGGGCGGAGTGACCGGTCTCATGCGGGCGGCCGCCGCCACCTACGCCAATCGTGGAGTACGCGTCAATTGTGTAGCGCCGGGCCTCGTTGAAAGCCGGATGTCCGAACAGATTCTACGTTCGGAAGCCGGTCGGAAACAGTCCGAGCAGATGCACCCCTTGGGCCGTGTGGGCCAACCTGAGGATGTGGCCCCGGCGGTGACCTGGCTGCTCAATCCCGAAACCGACTGGGTGACAGGACAAGTCATCGGTGTGGACGGCGGGCTCGGAACCGTGCGGACGGGATGA
- a CDS encoding cryptochrome/photolyase family protein — protein sequence MRRLLLILRDQLNRHASLLTDADPSRDAVIMTEADTHRGPFPEHKQRLALSWAAMRHFRDTLREEGWTVHYDPAGAPSQNKNAAEFLRLHIAEHQPERVCVTEPGRHALLREIEATCDASNVPLDVYADRHFFVSHDDFKSWADGRKELTLEYFYREKRRTHDILVTDDGAPVGGEWNFDDENRNSFGRDGPGLIPDAPSFDRDETTEAVLELVRTEYADAPGSLDHFRWPVTPAQAEAALDDFIEHRLPHFGTYQDAMWTGRPFLYHSRLSAALNLKLLDPRLAIKRAETAFQSGHAPINAVEGFVRQVLGWREFVRGVYWRYAPEYVEKNALDATHDLPDFYWTGDTDMRCLQDCVEQVREHGYTHHIPRLMVLGLFGLLYGVDPRQMNAWHEAMYVDAWEWVSVPNMIGMALYADGGIVGTKPYTASGKYIDRMSNYCSHCRYEPGTATGDTACPFTSLYWNFLHQHQETFSGNPRMNFQLANVRRKSEDELDAIAARVEAVRTHAEQGTL from the coding sequence ATGCGACGCCTTCTGCTCATCCTCCGCGACCAGCTCAATCGACACGCGTCCCTCCTGACGGACGCCGATCCCAGCCGGGATGCCGTGATCATGACGGAAGCGGACACCCACCGCGGACCATTTCCGGAGCACAAACAGCGCCTTGCCCTCAGCTGGGCCGCCATGCGTCACTTCCGCGATACTCTTCGGGAGGAGGGGTGGACCGTTCATTACGACCCCGCAGGCGCCCCCAGTCAAAACAAAAATGCCGCAGAGTTTCTGCGCCTGCACATCGCTGAGCACCAACCCGAGCGGGTCTGTGTGACCGAGCCCGGACGGCATGCCCTTCTCCGAGAGATCGAAGCGACCTGTGACGCGTCCAACGTGCCACTAGACGTATATGCCGACCGGCACTTCTTCGTCTCGCACGACGATTTTAAATCCTGGGCGGATGGCCGGAAAGAGCTGACGCTCGAATACTTCTACCGCGAGAAGCGCCGGACACACGACATTCTCGTGACGGATGACGGCGCTCCGGTTGGGGGGGAATGGAATTTTGACGACGAAAACCGCAACTCTTTTGGTCGCGACGGTCCCGGCCTGATTCCGGATGCCCCCTCGTTCGATAGGGACGAGACGACAGAGGCGGTCCTGGAGCTCGTCCGAACAGAATACGCCGATGCTCCTGGCTCTCTCGACCATTTCCGGTGGCCGGTCACACCCGCTCAGGCCGAGGCGGCCCTAGACGACTTTATCGAGCACCGCCTGCCTCACTTCGGCACCTACCAGGACGCGATGTGGACCGGGCGCCCCTTCCTCTATCATTCGCGCCTGTCGGCCGCCCTCAACCTAAAACTCCTCGATCCTCGCCTTGCCATCAAACGAGCCGAAACGGCCTTCCAAAGCGGGCACGCACCGATCAACGCCGTCGAGGGCTTCGTGCGACAAGTCTTGGGCTGGCGCGAGTTCGTTCGGGGAGTGTACTGGCGTTACGCCCCCGAGTACGTCGAGAAAAATGCCCTTGACGCCACGCACGATCTCCCGGATTTCTACTGGACGGGGGACACGGACATGCGATGCCTGCAGGACTGTGTAGAACAGGTCCGCGAGCATGGATACACGCATCACATCCCACGCCTCATGGTCCTCGGCCTCTTCGGACTCCTCTACGGCGTGGATCCACGTCAGATGAATGCCTGGCATGAGGCGATGTACGTGGACGCGTGGGAGTGGGTCTCGGTCCCCAACATGATCGGCATGGCGCTCTACGCCGACGGCGGAATCGTGGGGACGAAGCCTTATACGGCCTCCGGCAAGTACATCGACCGCATGAGTAATTACTGCTCGCACTGCCGCTATGAGCCGGGCACGGCCACTGGCGACACGGCCTGTCCCTTCACCTCTCTCTACTGGAATTTCCTACACCAGCACCAGGAGACGTTCTCCGGCAATCCGCGAATGAATTTTCAACTGGCGAACGTCCGACGAAAATCCGA